The proteins below are encoded in one region of Oryzias melastigma strain HK-1 linkage group LG7, ASM292280v2, whole genome shotgun sequence:
- the rpl10 gene encoding 60S ribosomal protein L10 — protein sequence MGRRPARCYRYCKNKPYPKSRFCRGVPDPKIRIFDLGRKKAKVDEFPLCGHMVSDEYEQLSSEALEAARICANKYMVKTCGKDGFHIRMRLHPFHVIRINKMLSCAGADRLQTGMRGAFGKPQGTVARVHIGQVIMSVRTKTQNKEHVVEALRRAKFKFPGRQKIHISKKYGFTKFNACDFDDMMAEKRLIPDGCGVKYIPSKGPLTRWKALHAK from the exons ATGGGGCGCCGTCCGGCCCGCTG TTACCGCTACTGCAAAAACAAGCCCTACCCAAAGTCTCGTTTCTGCAGAGGTGTACCTG ATCCAAAGATCAGGATCTTTGATTTGGGCAGGAAGAAGGCGAAGGTGGATGAGTTTCCTCTCTGTGGCCACATGGTGTCAGACGAGTACGAGCAGCTGTCCTCAGAAG ctctggaggCTGCCCGCATCTGCGCCAACAAGTACATGGTGAAAACCTGCGGTAAGGATGGTTTCCACATCCGTATGCGTCTTCACCCCTTCCACGTCATCCGCATCAACAAAATGTTATCGTGCGCTGGAGCCGATCG GCTCCAGACTGGAATGCGTGGCGCTTTTGGGAAGCCGCAGGGCACTGTGGCGCGCGTGCACATCGGGCAGGTAATCATGTCTGTGCGCACAAAGACCCAGAACAAGGAGCACGTGGTGGAGGCTCTGCGCAGAGCCAAGTTCAAGTTCCCCGGACGCCAGAAG ATCCATATTTCTAAGAAGTACGGCTTCACCAAGTTCAATGCCTGCGACTTCGACGACATGATGGCCGAGAAGCGTCTGATCCCCGACGGCTGCGGCGTCAAGTACATCCCCAGCAAAGGGCCGCTGACCCGCTGGAAGGCTCTGCACGCCAAATGA